Proteins from a single region of Ensifer adhaerens:
- a CDS encoding ActS/PrrB/RegB family redox-sensitive histidine kinase — protein MTTVALEHNNDQTSNRSLRLQTLVRLRWLAVGGQSIAVLITAFWLQFPLPLISCLVLIASLALVNAYVTLRYPPTHRLQPPAAFALLGLDLAQITGLLFITGGLTNPFAPLLCVPVIISSASQPKSHSIILAGLAVIAITALAFSPFPLPWYPGTVLLMPRVLTAGIWFAIVSMTAFAAFYTYRVSLEASELSEALTATELVLQREKHLSQLDGLAAAAAHELGTPLATISVVAKEMERELGNDPRFGEDVHLLRSQSERCRDILKRLTTLSSESEEHMRMLPLSSLIEEVMAPHREFGIHINLVEKGDRATEPVGNRNAGILYGLGNLLENAVDYARKEVTVTVEHTADRVRVTIADDGDGFAPDILQRIGEPYVTRRQKDDSAGGLGLGLFIAKTLLERSGARLRFENGGPDKPGARVSVEWPRALMDTKLAK, from the coding sequence ATGACCACAGTTGCGCTCGAACACAACAACGACCAGACCAGCAACCGCAGCCTGCGCCTGCAGACACTCGTCCGGCTGCGCTGGCTTGCCGTCGGCGGCCAGTCGATCGCCGTCCTCATCACCGCTTTCTGGCTGCAATTTCCGCTGCCGCTGATCTCCTGCCTGGTGCTGATCGCAAGCCTGGCGCTGGTCAACGCCTATGTGACGCTGCGCTATCCGCCGACGCACCGACTGCAGCCGCCTGCTGCCTTTGCGCTTCTCGGTCTCGATCTCGCGCAGATCACGGGCCTCCTGTTCATCACCGGCGGGCTCACCAATCCCTTCGCACCGCTTCTGTGTGTTCCCGTCATCATCTCCTCGGCATCGCAGCCGAAATCGCACAGCATCATCCTTGCCGGCCTGGCGGTGATCGCGATCACCGCGCTTGCCTTCTCGCCCTTTCCGCTACCCTGGTATCCGGGCACGGTGCTCCTGATGCCGCGGGTACTGACGGCCGGCATCTGGTTTGCGATCGTCTCGATGACAGCCTTTGCCGCCTTCTACACCTATCGCGTCTCGCTGGAAGCGAGCGAGCTGTCGGAAGCGCTGACGGCAACGGAACTCGTTCTGCAGCGGGAAAAGCACCTGTCGCAGCTCGATGGGCTGGCGGCCGCAGCCGCGCACGAACTCGGAACGCCGCTCGCGACGATCAGCGTCGTCGCCAAGGAGATGGAGCGCGAACTCGGCAACGATCCGCGCTTCGGCGAGGACGTACATCTGCTGCGCAGCCAGAGCGAACGCTGCCGCGATATCCTGAAGCGACTGACGACGCTCTCTTCCGAAAGCGAGGAGCACATGCGGATGCTGCCTCTGTCATCGCTGATCGAAGAGGTGATGGCGCCGCACCGCGAATTCGGCATTCACATCAACCTCGTCGAAAAAGGCGACCGCGCGACCGAGCCGGTCGGCAACCGCAATGCCGGCATTCTCTATGGGCTCGGCAACCTGCTCGAGAACGCAGTCGACTATGCCCGGAAGGAAGTCACCGTCACGGTCGAGCATACGGCGGATCGAGTTCGGGTGACGATCGCGGACGACGGCGATGGTTTTGCGCCGGATATCCTGCAGCGCATCGGCGAACCCTATGTGACGCGGCGGCAAAAGGACGACAGCGCCGGTGGCCTCGGACTCGGCCTCTTCATCGCCAAGACGCTGCTCGAACGTTCGGGCGCGCGGCTGCGCTTTGAAAACGGCGGACCGGACAAGCCAGGCGCCCGGGTCAGCGTCGAATGGCCGCGCGCACTGATGGATACGAAACTGGCGAAATGA
- a CDS encoding ActR/PrrA/RegA family redox response regulator transcription factor, whose translation MTDKSTASPSTPAQDAELIGPDRTLLLVDDDAPFLRRLARAMEARGFSVDIAESVAEGIAKAKGNPPKYAVIDLRLGDGSGLDVIEAIRGRRDDTRMIMLTGYGNIATAVNAVKLGAVDYLAKPADADDIFAALVQRQGERVEPPENPMSADRVRWEHIQRVYEMCERNVSETARRLNMHRRTLQRILAKRAPK comes from the coding sequence ATGACCGACAAATCGACAGCTTCGCCCAGCACGCCCGCACAGGACGCCGAACTGATCGGACCGGACCGCACCCTGCTGCTCGTCGACGACGACGCGCCCTTCCTCAGGCGTCTTGCCCGCGCCATGGAAGCCCGCGGCTTTTCGGTCGATATCGCCGAATCGGTCGCCGAAGGCATTGCCAAGGCCAAGGGCAACCCGCCGAAATATGCCGTCATCGACCTGCGGCTCGGCGATGGCAGCGGTCTCGACGTGATCGAGGCGATCCGCGGGCGGCGCGATGACACGCGCATGATCATGCTGACCGGCTACGGCAACATCGCCACCGCCGTGAACGCCGTAAAGCTCGGCGCCGTCGACTACCTCGCCAAGCCGGCCGATGCCGACGACATCTTTGCTGCGCTCGTTCAGCGCCAGGGCGAACGGGTCGAGCCGCCGGAAAATCCGATGTCGGCCGATCGCGTCCGCTGGGAACATATCCAGCGCGTCTATGAGATGTGCGAGCGCAATGTTTCGGAAACGGCGCGCCGCCTCAACATGCATCGCCGGACGCTGCAGCGCATTCTCGCCAAGCGCGCGCCGAAATAG
- a CDS encoding MmcB family DNA repair protein has protein sequence MTILSIHGDNPLIDGRQSNRAMMVRRGVQRLFAELRHSVLPELTLSSGRRADLISLSAKGEIWIVEIKTSIEDFRVDRKWPDYRQHCDRLFFATHAGVPLDIFPEECGLLLSDGYEGHIVREAPEHKLPPATRKSVLQLFARTAAQRLMLAEWAAERNGELGDSIGDILSGGRDSG, from the coding sequence ATGACGATTCTCTCCATCCATGGCGATAACCCGCTGATCGACGGCCGCCAGTCGAATCGCGCAATGATGGTGCGTCGCGGCGTGCAGCGGCTTTTTGCCGAGTTGCGCCATTCGGTGCTGCCGGAACTAACTCTTTCGAGCGGCAGACGCGCCGACTTGATCTCGCTTTCGGCCAAGGGCGAGATCTGGATCGTCGAGATCAAGACCTCGATCGAGGATTTTCGCGTCGACCGCAAATGGCCGGACTACCGGCAGCATTGCGACCGGCTGTTCTTCGCAACCCATGCCGGCGTGCCGCTGGACATCTTCCCGGAGGAGTGCGGCCTGCTTCTTTCGGACGGTTATGAGGGACACATCGTTCGCGAGGCGCCCGAGCACAAGCTGCCGCCGGCGACCCGCAAGTCGGTATTGCAGCTCTTTGCGCGCACGGCGGCGCAGCGACTGATGCTTGCCGAATGGGCCGCCGAGCGCAACGGCGAACTCGGCGATTCGATTGGGGACATTCTCTCCGGTGGCCGCGACAGCGGCTGA
- a CDS encoding L,D-transpeptidase has translation MRFRNAFLLCSLAATLAVAGCSTTSSKPETAANEPAPVAVKVATNQIFNGDYGAVEDHGYALPAIPINKVDTRFHRQVVDYTTSERPGTIVVNTPNRFLYYVLPGGKAVRYGIGVGKAGFAWEGEAYIAWKQEWPMWHPPKEMAERKPEVAKYVEEGMGPGLKNPLGARALYLFNDEGKDTLFRLHGTPEWSSIGTAASSGCIRLINQDIIDLYSRVRPGKNARVVVQQ, from the coding sequence ATGCGCTTCCGCAATGCCTTCCTCTTGTGCAGCCTCGCGGCGACACTGGCCGTTGCCGGCTGCTCGACGACCTCGTCCAAGCCCGAGACTGCCGCCAACGAACCCGCTCCCGTAGCGGTAAAGGTTGCTACGAATCAGATCTTTAACGGCGATTATGGCGCGGTTGAGGACCACGGTTACGCGCTGCCCGCGATCCCGATCAACAAGGTAGATACCCGTTTCCATCGCCAGGTCGTCGACTACACCACCAGCGAGCGCCCGGGCACGATCGTCGTCAACACGCCGAATCGCTTCCTCTACTACGTGCTGCCGGGCGGCAAGGCCGTTCGCTACGGCATCGGTGTCGGCAAGGCCGGCTTTGCATGGGAAGGTGAGGCCTACATCGCCTGGAAGCAGGAATGGCCGATGTGGCATCCGCCGAAGGAAATGGCCGAGCGCAAGCCGGAAGTCGCCAAGTATGTCGAGGAAGGCATGGGCCCCGGCCTCAAGAACCCGCTCGGTGCCCGCGCCCTCTATCTCTTCAACGACGAAGGCAAGGACACGCTGTTCCGTCTGCATGGCACGCCGGAATGGTCGTCGATCGGCACCGCCGCTTCGTCCGGCTGCATCCGCCTGATCAACCAGGACATCATCGACCTCTATTCACGCGTTCGCCCTGGCAAGAACGCCCGCGTCGTCGTCCAGCAGTAA